The DNA region TTTGTATCAAATTGGGAGTGTCAGATAAAACAATGGTGGTGGTCTGGTTTTGCTGGGAGATTTTTCTGTATAATAGAGCTTAATATTAGAGTTTTGAAACACACTTTATGCAACTACAATACAATTTCTGAAGTTCAAAGCCACGATCAATACAATTACCCTGTTGAGAAGAAAAACCATTCACCCTCACTTTAGTGCTGCTATGGCAGTTATCAATTCTCCAGGTGACAGGCGTGTTTGAAATACCTGGATGAGCAGCCCTGAATCTAAAACAAGTAGTCCGctttacagcagaaataaaaattaaacaaaattgggggtgaggaggggaaATTAAGATGTTGCAATGTCATTGTAGTTTAAGCAATTATTGAAGATTTTTCACCTCCCTGATCAAGTCATTCGATTCTTATCACAAAAGATAACTGAAGTGTGACTGAAATTAAAACCAGGAGCTCGTTCCGACTACACCACAGCCTTCAGCAGACCTGGCAGTAGTCTGTTCTTCACTCCACATTCTAAAATCAAAGCTGAAGTCTCTAAATAAAGTGGAGATTACTGCTACTTATTTATTGAACAGTTTGCTGTCCCCATCCATGCTTGGTGGATATGAAACCAAAATACAGTTAGGCTAGGAAGACCCCGTTCAGCTCGCTCTGAGGTTGCTTTGTTCCAAGCTGCCACTCCGGgtttgctgctggtggtgggtgctgcctgcaccccaaGGAGGGCAGCTGGCTCCTCGCAGCAGGCAAGGCACCCCAAAATCTGAAACCTGCCAGTTGGCACTGCTTCAACTAACAAAAAAGCCTGCTCCAAGAGATAAACCTGCAATTGCAGCCGCTTGCTCTTTCTGATGTTTTCACACCAGTTTACCTACTGCAACGTGACTACCTCACTGAACACAGGGCACCCCCATcccacacactttttttttttttccccaagaataTCTTTGGATCCAAGATATATACTCATGTATTATGTAGAAAGTCAAACATTCAGCTATTCCAGGAAGTGCCATTTTACTTCTCCCTGGGTGCCCCTACACTACCACTTTAGCGCGAAGCAGGAGCACGCTTTTGAAGCGAGTCCACCCATCGCTTCCACTTTGCTGTCCCTGGCTTCACAGCCCCGAACAGTCTTGGTGCATGAGGGCCAGACACCTTTAGGATGAGAGGAAACCCAGGAGATGGCTTCCACTAATGGACACTCAGTTCATGAGACCAGACCACAGCCAGCCCTATGTAAAATGCCCTGAAAAGCATGCACGCACGCGTGAGCGCCTAACAGCACTGATTTCATACTGCTGATCCGTTCCTATTACGCTACACCACACATTAGCACAGAAAGAGCTGTATAATCTAAACCCATTAGATTTTAACAAGGCAGCACCAGTTTGTTTCCACCTTGTTGGCATTCAGAAATTCTACTATAGAAGCTTGTCAAAAGTATTAACAGAATTTCCTTCTGAAGGTCACAACACAAAATGCCCTGCTAACTTAGCTGCGGTAATTTAAGAATTTTAGTGCATATAGCTACTAATCCAGCTCCTTCGTTAGTGCTGGTGCAGTGGGGCTGAACAGGACAAACATGGTGGATGCCTGCACCTCTGTGGCTACAGAGATTCTGTTGTTATTAACATCTTAAATCATCACAGCCAGTTCTAACCAAGGTCCTGGCccagagacaaggatgtcaaGTTTTACCCGTATGACGTTTCTTGACCTTTTTtgcataaaatgaaacataaaacaTGAACTGTGGGAGTAACTATGCCCCATTGGGCCAAGTGGAGGCAGCTGGTAGGACAGTGGTCGTTGGAGTACATGAAGAGTTGTACAGCCTGTGGCTGCACGAACCCTCCAGGCACATAAAAGTCTTGAAGATCACCCTTGACCACAACAGTCGCTTTGTCCAGACTCCTCTCGCTCCATGAATTTTACCCACCGGTTCCACTCTACAGCTCAACAAGTCCCATTTGAGctagtctctctctctctcaagtAATAGATCATGTTTTAACGGCTCCAAGTGACAGTTTACTACCTCTGGGTAATTTGTTCCAGTAACCAACTACCCTCACTATTAAAAAACTGTTCCTTGTCTGTAGTGTAAACTCTCACTGAGAAGCCAACTAATGACCCAGCAGCACAACACACGCCAACCATCAGCTTCTTTTATCCATGCGATTAGAAAGACTCACAATAGCAAAGCCTGAATATTCATATTACTAATAGGATTTTTAGATATTCAGCACAAAACTCTTCTAGGAGAATCACAAGCTCTGCAGTCAGTAAGCAGCTAATAGATTCAGTAGATTTAATAGGATCATGTTGACCATGTCAGTCATTTTGCAGTATGATACCACAGCTGTGTCCAGTATCATGGACAATAAATTTAGCCACCAAGCAAATTTACTTTAAATCAAATCAGATCTTTATCAAAGAGACTTGAATTGGTGTTAAAAATTACTCATCCCCACCCGCCCCGTAATCTCTGCTCTTCCCACTACCGTTGCTACTCTGCTTGAAAAGCAATACAGGCAGTCACTGTCGCATCCTTGCTGTTCCAGCTCACACAGCAATCCCCACTAGGGTTTATTTTGATGGCTTAAAGCAAAGAAAGGGGATTTGTATACAGGGAGGCAAGTGGAATCACCGTCTCTGTCACAAAGCATTCCCTTTGTAGGCTTGCCatctaaattaaaacaaaacaaaacaaaaaaatacccaaactgAACCAAGCTTTTCCTGCAGCTACTGACGTTAAAATCTAACCCAAACTGATTTATAAAGGTAACAagagcaggggggtgggggtggtgcaTGAATGTTGTCTTAAAGCCACTAGGATCAACAGCATACATATTACAGTGAGTTACTCAACGGTGTGTTTTTAGAGCCAAATATCAAAAACTTTCATTGTTAGTCTCAATGGTTCATCATCAGTTTAGGTTAAGCTCAGACCACAGAGCTACTGAGAGAAAGTGTGCCTCCTCCTACCCGGCCCCAGCCCTCACAGCATACAaacccctgcagagcccagcatccctgctccccaaaTCAGCACCCAGATGTAAGCCAGATGTGCCACCTAAAAAAGACTGTTTGCTTCAGGTTATCTGTGAAttgtcttctgtgctgcttgTACAACAGGCAGCATCGTGGCTAATGATGGTGATTTaacaagtgaaaaatgaatGCTTGGCATAGCTTCCTCTGGGCAAGCAGTGGCAAAGGCAGTTGTATGTCAGCGCACCACCACTGAGCCGTGCTTCGTGGGGAGGCAGGAGATTTAATGCTCAGATTCAGTTTCTCACATGCTTCATTTCTGCCTTGACACATATCCTTTGTAGACATGCAGTTAGGCTAACTGTCCACACCCCTCCCTTACCATGGCATTAGGGCTGCAAACAAATGCCAGATACAGTACTGCTGAGTCAAGACCAGGAAGGGTAAGCAGCCAGGTATGCCACACATGaatttcagcagtgctttcaTATCCCAGGTCTGCTGGTTGAGGAAGCAGGACTGCACACCGCTGGGCTGCAGGAAAAGTCTCCCACAGCAAGCCCATAGCTCAGCAAAGCACAAGGGCCGCATGGAATCACCTAGGGTTCAGCAAGGACTTGCATCAAAACAAAGATGCCTGCACTCCCCCTCCCGCAGAGCTTGCCATGCCTCACTGCTCCCACCcgaccccccccctccccaccgccAGGCTGCCGGCCCCACGCTGCCCTCGGCACCCACAGAGAGGGCAAGGCTGGCTCCTGCACTCATCCTGGTACAAAGGGGAATTAAAATGTGGGACCAGTGCCAGGTTCAGAGAGCTGCCAGACGGGAGGTGACAGCCACCACGCTATGCCACAGCATACGTGTGTCTTTCGCTCCTAGGAAGGCAGTGACACCCAACCTACAGtgccctgccccatccctcccaCCACCCTCGCCCAAAGGTAGCCTGCAGCTAGCCTGAAGAGCTGGACACATCTGTTGATGATGGATCGATCACCTTGGACATGCCTTCTCCTGACGTGTCTCGAGGCTCACTGCTAATCCAGCTCCATGGTGGCACATCCAAGTGatcacacatgcacagaaatgCTACAGCCACACGTCTGCTCATCTCCTTTGCCTCACAGACTTACCGATGCAGCACTAAGACCatctttcagcaaaaaaagcagcaaataggCCTGCGATCCTCAACAGGTTAACGTCCAGCAAAAATTAACGCTATCATTTCTTCAGGGAGAAGGGTGAGCTGTCTGTTTGCACGGTGCCACACATGGGGCTGCAAATCCCAGGTGCCCCGTCCTCGCCTGCAACTCCAGGGCTTGCCATCCTCCAACCCCACAGCACAGAAAGTCCTGCAGCCCACATCTACATCAAGTAAGATTAGCTTATTTGTTGTTCTTAATACACTAGGAAGGCTTCCACAAGATGTCAGCCTAACTAAATGACAACGCTAGCCTAAGGGTGCAATTCTACTTTTCCAGCACGTGGGTTTAGCAGGAAaaccagttctgctgctgctgctgctgcttctccgGACATGGGGTAAGGGAGAAGCTCCCAAAAGGGTTATTTGGTCCTAGCAAGCTTATTCCTGGGGCAGACATGCCATTTTCCCTCTTCATGTTGCACATGACTATTCAGGCTGTTTCTTCAAAGCACCCGTTCTGGCAGAAGTCCCCAGATAGCACTTGTACATGGTTTTCCTCGTCATGCAAGTGGGTTTCCAGTATTGGGAGAAAGGCAATTGCATCAgttttgccagcagctggggtTTACTCCCAGCCTATTACGCCCTGAACCCCAGGCAGCTCTCAAGGAACAATGTGAATATTACTGCAGAGTTCCAGACTTAAGAAAATCAGACATTTGCTTTCAGTAATATCTGTTATTTCATGACAAGTGCACATAAAAACATGTTTCGCTAAGAAAAGCGCCCATAAAGTTCGTGTTAACAGTTTCCCAAACAGGGAACTTGCTGGCAAGGTGCTAAATAGCCCTTGTTTGGTTACGGGCCAAAGAACGGAGAGCTTTAGAAAGGAAGCAACTTACCGTGTTTGAACATTAACTCTTAACTCTGTGCCAAATAACACAACCTTAATGTGGGAGGAACCTACCAACAGATACTGATGCAAAAAGCAAAACGTTTTGAAAAGACACCCGATTTCAGCCTCCTGGTAATAGTCAAATGACGTAGCACAGGAGAGGTGTAACATTTGACCTTATAGCCATTGTCATTTTATTAATTACACCCTTTGGaatgttgtttttaaatgttacgTTGCTGTGTTTAGATGTTATTAAAATTCAAATCAACAATTCAAGACTTTGCACCAGATGAGCTGCTATGAGAAGCGCAACCACAGGTACCTCGGCACGGTAGATCCATCAGACAGCTGGCAACTGACAGCTAAGGCTGGATTTCAGCTTCTGTACTTCTTGTACAGTGAACATTAAACATGAAGAAACTCTTTAAACAGGTTTATGTAATTTCTTTGCATGTATTTCTTTCACTCTAGagcaaatgtgaaaatatttacagtagCAGAACAACTTGAGAAATTCATCTAGCATTTCCTAATTGTTTTACCGTGAGAGATAGTTACTTTCCTAATGGgttggggtgttttgttttgctttgggttttttgggtgggcttgaagttttctttttgtttgttttcagagttcaCCTTTCCTATCCCTTTACTTCCCACTTAGTGCTTCCCTTCAGTGTGCTCTGGATgcgacagcccaccacagagagGAAGTACCAGTCAGCATTACAATTATGCCATGGGACAGCAAAGGgagaagcaggcagaaaaacaagTACCTCTAAGGAACCCAAGCTTACTGACAAAGGTAAAtggtcatttttattttaaaaccttcttTTGACACAATTCATCAACTTCTTCCATCAGCATGGGAAGCTTGTTATTCTCAGCTCATCCCGTATCTTGAAGTCCTAACTGATACCTCACCACTACAGAGCAAACATTTTCAAGTGCCTTCTACTACATTACTGCTTTATATCTTAAGGTGAAAATAGAAAAGCTCATCCAAGTTGCTTGGAGCAGGAAGCTAGCACCCCCCCCATCCACACCAAGTCAaggccagagcagctgtgccGAAGGCCTTCCTGCATATGCATGCAAAAATcctaaaaaagtaaaaattaaatcaagtCTGTTCATTTACCTTTCAGAACCAGCTGTCCTGGAGAAGAGTTTGCTCCAGATAAAAGGGCAATGAACCTTTAAAACAAGCAGCCATGACAGCATATTTGCCTCCTCCTCACTGTGCGTGCCTGCTCCAGCCAAAGACCGGCCTGGCTGTAACCGCGTGGGCAGCTTTGCAGGGTCACGGTTTCTGCAAACGCAGATTTCTGCAACTCTAAAACACACAGGGTAATTGTTATGGACCTGCCCAGCAGTGAGATGCTAATGGCAGTAGTGTCCCCCCTTTTGCAGGTTACACACCAGAGTGTAAGCGGTGACCACAAGGAAGCCCTCAAAGAGCTCCGAGCCCCGACTGTAAATGCCAACCTCACAACATCCCCTCTGCACTCCAGTCCcagcaaaaagcaagcagaaaagccACCgtctggggggcaggaggggggggaagaTTCTCTAGTTTCATAACTGCATGCTGTCAAGCTGGCTTCCAATTAAATTTTTCCTGTGCCCTAGCgcaagctttgctttttccagaaatttCTCATCGCTTGAAACATTTGCTCCTGTCCTTTGCTCCCTGGCTGGGCGCTGTACCTTCTGACACACCGCCTTCATCCAAATGACTGCTCTCTCCCTTTACCACTTTTGCAGGGACCACAGCCACACACAGTTGTTAGGCATAGCTTTAAGCTGCCAAAGCCCTCTCACCCCTGTGAAAAGCTGGTGCTAACTGGCACCCTCTATTCAAACTGTGCACATTCTGCACCTGAAAGTTCCTTTTATGCAGCaatatttaacagaaaactggcagcagccagcactaAGGCACTTCCAACCGCAGCTCTGCGCTGCTTTTAATGCCAGCGGAATACAGCCAGCACAGATGCAGGAGGGGGGAGCGGGGTGGTGCAAGTCTTTCCTAATCCTATCGTGGGGACGAAGGACTCCTACCGTTGATTtccccccccatcccatccccccccccccccccatcagtGGTCTTTAACACGATCACAGTATGCACCACAATGctttaaaacagcaaagcttctggaaaacccaaacaaaaggAATGTCACCAGGTGACGTCAGCCTATATACAGCCCTGTGTGGTCACAGCGCATAAGCAAATCCATTCTTGTACCGCTTCcctgaaaagcttttcagtaAATGCACTCATGCTACTACAGGAGCTTCTCTCAGCAATAAGCCACCCATCTGCCATCAACAAGTTAGGACTAAAGGAAGCCACAGCTGCGGAAAAAGAAAACGTGAGCTTCAATTAAACAGCTGAGCAGCCACAGAGGACGAAAACTTGTCTTAAGAGTTGATTTAAAAATTGCAGACCTGTCAGAGGAGATCAAGCCAGTGATTTCAAAAGGAATATTCCAGGAGAGCATCGTGGATTCAATTTTGCACTAATATCAAAGGACACTAAACCCAGTAAATTATTCAAAGGCTATCTTACATTAGAGCCTTTTACAGACTCACCGTGTTGAGTCTAAAACTACGACTGAATGCAACCTCCAATGTACTCAAAAGAATGGGTAAGTTCCTGCGTTTCTATATACCTTGTATAATGAATGACCGGCTATGCTTTAAAGGAGCCGTTAGATGCTAAAGCAAATTTTTCTGCACTGAAccttatgaaaaaaatgttttccaattGTGACACTGTAATGCTCCGTAATAGAGATAAAGACTCATCCTAAGTGTAATAACCAAGTATTCTGTTTTTCGTAGTAAGTTGTTTCTTGCATTTAGAATTAGCTTGTCGGAAATGCATGGCAATGTTATCTGCAGTGAAATCTTCCATCGTGATGTTCAAAGTGTACTGATAAGGCTATCCTATCTTGTTGTTTTCCTAAATTATATTCTGCAGGCTTACATTTCAAGTGGCCATTAGGGGCTCGTATGCTGGCAGCACTATATGCAATGAGtatggttttaaaaatgctgcCTGCCTTGGGCATGGCTTGTCCACCAAAATGTCGCTGTGAGAAGCTGCTCTTTTACTGTGACTCTCAGGGGTTTCACTCAGTGCCAAACACCACTGAAAAGGGCTCGCTAGGTTTGTCACTGAGGCACAATTATATTTCTGAACTTGAAAGGGATCAATTTGCAAGCTTCAGTCAACTTACTTGGCTTCACTTAGATCATAATCAAATTGCAACAGTCAGAGAAGATTCTTTTCAAGGACTGTATAAACTTAAGGAATTAGTCTTAAGTTCCaacaaaatctttcatttgCCAAACACAACTTTTAGCCAACTGCTTAACCTGCAGAATTTGGACCTCTCTTTTAATCAGTTATCCTCTCTGCACCCCGAGCTCTTCTACGGCCTTCGCAAGCTACAGACCTTGCACTTGCGATCCAACTCTCTGCGGACCATCCCGGTCCGCCTGTTCTGGGACTGTCGTAGCCTGGAGTTCCTGGATTTGAGCACAAACCGCTTGCGAAGTTTGGCTCGCAATGGATTTGCGGGATTAATCAAGCTGAGGGAGCTTCACCTAGAGCACAACCAGCTGACAAAGATTAATTTTGCTCACTTCCTCCGGCTGAGCAGCCTGCACACCCTCTTCTTGCAGTGGAACAAAATTAGCAACTTGACATGTGGGATGGAGTGGACCTGGGGCACCTTAGAAAAGCTCGATTTGACTGGAAACGAGATCAAAGCCATTGACCTAACCGTCTTTGAAACTATGCCTAACCTTAAAACCCTCCTAATGGATAACAACAAGCTCACCACTCTGGATTCCAAGATCCTAAGTTCCCTGACAGCCCTCACCACCGTGGGCCTCTCCGGCAATCTGTGGGAATGCAGCCCAAAGATCTGCGCCTTGGCCACATGGTTGAGTGGCTTCCAAGGTCGGTGGGAGCACTCCATCCTCTGCCATAGCCCCGACCACACCCAGGGAGAGGACATTCTGGATGCAGTGTATGGTTTTCAGCTTTGCTGGAATTTATCGACTGTTGTTACGCCCGTGGCTACGACATACACAGCTCCAACTACCGAGTACACAAAAAGAATAAGCTCTTCTCATTTCCATATGGGAGACAAAGAGATTCCAACTACGGCAGGCATGGTCGTTACCACCGAAGAACATTTCCCTGAGCCAAACAATGCCATCTTCACTCAGAGGGTAATTACAGGAACAATggctttattgttttctttcttttttatcatttttatagTGTTCATCTCCAGGAAGTGCTGCCCTCCCACATTACGAAGAATTAGGCAGTGCTCAATGATCCAAAACCACAGGCAGCTCCGATCCCAAACACGGCTGCATATGGCAAATATATCAGACCAAGGACCCTATAACGAATATGAACCCACCCACGAAGGACCCTTCATCATCATTAATGGCTACGGACAGTGCAAGTGTCAGCAGCTGCCATATAAAGAATGTGAAGTATAATACCTACATGCCatcaaaaattaaatcagataAGTAacctattttaaaattgtagGGGACCTACATCAGATTCTAATTTTTACAAATGTTGACATAAAGCCTAATTTTCCAAGCTACTTAATGGAAACATTGTTTATGGAGTGGTGCcgtatttttaagtttttttaaaaaataaatccataatattttcagtgttaaagAAGCAATGATTACATTAAACTTGCACTCCTAATGTTTAAAAGTCTAAAGAGATGCTCACCTCAAACTATGTAAAATGTTTCATGTTATGTAATTATATGACTGTGTGTAAACATTTATACCCGAGTCTCCATATTCTACTTTTTCTAATGAGAACAGTCTGAGGGGAAGGATGCTGGATATCTGCACAGAGATCTGCGGGGGGACATACGCTCCGTTTGTTCCACTGCAGCTGTAGGATCCCAAACACTCCAGCTGGCTCCATTCACTTTAAAGGCAGCCGTGGAGGAAGATCTTCCTCCTCTGGTAATTTCATTCCAGtaaaaaaggggaggggaaacaaacaaacaaaaaaataataatgcagaaAGAGCAACAAAGGTCCAGGTGGGGATTTAAAGTGCATTGGGAACCAGGGAATTTAgtttaaatacaattttcctATCTGCACATTCATAGTTTGGCTTGCTTAAACAGACCTGGCTAAAGATCACAACAGATACAGAAAGGAGCAGTTCACACGGTCACAAATTAGCAGGACAGTCACAAATTCGCAGGACAACTCTCCAGGTGCTTACAAAGTAGGCAGTGTAGCTTATTTAGGAAGGCTTAGTATGACGGGATCAATTCTATAATATTAAGCGCATTCAATTCTTATCAGCTCTCTGATTTGACTTGACAATGCTTTTCATGAATTCAGACTAATAACTTACGACTAGGAACAAACAGCATTTCAACACCTTTTCATGTGTAAATAACCTTAATGCaagtttttcttaattaaaagtaaatatcAGCCGGGAGGTtaaggagaagagggaaggaaggaaggaagaagccTCTCTTTGTCCCcccgctgcctccccccagctgAGGCTTCCTCTCGCCTGGAAGCTATTTTCATGCACTAACTCCACTGGTTTCTCTGGAGACAGAATTAGCCCCTGTAATATAAGCTCTCATTTGTCCTCCTCTTCCAAAATTCAA from Falco biarmicus isolate bFalBia1 chromosome 8, bFalBia1.pri, whole genome shotgun sequence includes:
- the LRRTM2 gene encoding leucine-rich repeat transmembrane neuronal protein 2 isoform X2, which gives rise to MQPPMYSKEWLSSLHPELFYGLRKLQTLHLRSNSLRTIPVRLFWDCRSLEFLDLSTNRLRSLARNGFAGLIKLRELHLEHNQLTKINFAHFLRLSSLHTLFLQWNKISNLTCGMEWTWGTLEKLDLTGNEIKAIDLTVFETMPNLKTLLMDNNKLTTLDSKILSSLTALTTVGLSGNLWECSPKICALATWLSGFQGRWEHSILCHSPDHTQGEDILDAVYGFQLCWNLSTVVTPVATTYTAPTTEYTKRISSSHFHMGDKEIPTTAGMVVTTEEHFPEPNNAIFTQRVITGTMALLFSFFFIIFIVFISRKCCPPTLRRIRQCSMIQNHRQLRSQTRLHMANISDQGPYNEYEPTHEGPFIIINGYGQCKCQQLPYKECEV
- the LRRTM2 gene encoding leucine-rich repeat transmembrane neuronal protein 2 isoform X1; translated protein: MGLHFKWPLGARMLAALYAMSMVLKMLPALGMACPPKCRCEKLLFYCDSQGFHSVPNTTEKGSLGLSLRHNYISELERDQFASFSQLTWLHLDHNQIATVREDSFQGLYKLKELVLSSNKIFHLPNTTFSQLLNLQNLDLSFNQLSSLHPELFYGLRKLQTLHLRSNSLRTIPVRLFWDCRSLEFLDLSTNRLRSLARNGFAGLIKLRELHLEHNQLTKINFAHFLRLSSLHTLFLQWNKISNLTCGMEWTWGTLEKLDLTGNEIKAIDLTVFETMPNLKTLLMDNNKLTTLDSKILSSLTALTTVGLSGNLWECSPKICALATWLSGFQGRWEHSILCHSPDHTQGEDILDAVYGFQLCWNLSTVVTPVATTYTAPTTEYTKRISSSHFHMGDKEIPTTAGMVVTTEEHFPEPNNAIFTQRVITGTMALLFSFFFIIFIVFISRKCCPPTLRRIRQCSMIQNHRQLRSQTRLHMANISDQGPYNEYEPTHEGPFIIINGYGQCKCQQLPYKECEV